A single Tenacibaculum sp. 190524A02b DNA region contains:
- a CDS encoding replication-associated recombination protein A, with product MTQPLAERIRPKTLSDYISQQHLVGEEGILTHHIKQGIIPSLILWGPPGIGKTTLATIIANESGRPFYTLSAISSGVKDVREVIEKAKKSSGLFTQKNPILFIDEIHRFSKSQQDSLLGAVEKGWVTLVGATTENPSFEVIPALLSRCQVYILNSFDKNDLISLIHRAMEKDEIIASKKITLKETDALLQVSGGDARKLLNIFELLVIADDEIEITNELVLKKIQKNTVKYDKTGEQHYDIISAFIKSIRGSDPNAAVYWLARMIEGGEDVKFIARRLLILASEDIGNANPTALILANNTFQAVSVIGNPESRIILSQCAIYLANSAKSNASYMAIGEAQNLVKTTGDLSVPLHLRNAPTKLMRDLDYGKDYKYSHNYQGNFVSQEFLPDEIQNTKLYEPGNNARENQFREVLKQRWKGKYKY from the coding sequence ATGACGCAGCCTTTAGCGGAACGTATCCGACCAAAAACTCTTAGTGACTATATTAGTCAGCAACATTTAGTAGGTGAAGAAGGTATTTTAACACATCATATAAAACAAGGAATTATTCCTTCATTAATTTTGTGGGGACCTCCTGGTATTGGTAAAACTACGCTGGCTACTATTATAGCTAATGAATCTGGAAGACCTTTTTATACATTAAGCGCGATTAGTTCTGGTGTAAAAGATGTTAGAGAAGTTATTGAAAAAGCTAAAAAAAGTAGTGGTTTATTTACACAAAAGAATCCTATTTTATTTATTGATGAAATTCATAGATTTAGTAAATCTCAACAAGACTCTTTGCTAGGTGCAGTTGAAAAAGGCTGGGTTACTTTGGTTGGTGCTACTACAGAAAACCCAAGTTTTGAAGTAATCCCTGCCCTACTCTCTCGATGTCAAGTTTATATTTTAAACTCTTTTGATAAAAACGATTTAATTTCTCTTATCCATAGAGCTATGGAAAAAGATGAAATAATAGCCTCTAAGAAAATAACCTTAAAAGAAACAGATGCTTTACTTCAAGTTTCTGGAGGTGATGCTAGAAAATTGCTTAATATTTTTGAGTTATTAGTAATTGCTGATGATGAAATTGAAATCACCAATGAATTGGTTCTCAAAAAAATTCAAAAAAACACGGTTAAATACGATAAAACCGGTGAGCAACATTATGACATAATTTCAGCTTTTATTAAATCAATTAGAGGTAGTGATCCAAATGCAGCTGTATATTGGTTGGCTAGAATGATTGAAGGCGGTGAAGATGTAAAATTTATTGCTAGAAGATTATTAATTTTAGCTTCAGAAGATATTGGAAACGCAAATCCAACTGCTCTAATTTTAGCTAACAATACCTTTCAGGCAGTTTCTGTTATAGGAAACCCTGAGTCTAGAATTATTTTAAGTCAGTGTGCTATTTATTTAGCTAATTCTGCAAAAAGTAATGCTTCTTATATGGCTATTGGTGAAGCTCAAAACTTGGTAAAAACTACTGGTGATCTTTCAGTTCCTTTACATTTACGAAATGCGCCTACAAAATTAATGCGTGATTTAGATTATGGTAAGGATTACAAATACTCACATAATTACCAAGGTAATTTTGTTTCTCAAGAATTTTTACCTGATGAAATACAAAACACAAAGCTTTATGAGCCTGGTAATAATGCGAGAGAAAACCAATTTAGAGAAGTTTTAAAACAACGTTGGAAAGGTAAATACAAGTATTAA
- a CDS encoding rhomboid family intramembrane serine protease encodes MNTTNQLQISRGSFRLPLFLVLIIWLVYWVEIKFGFNFNKFGVLPRTLKGIRGVFFSPFIHSNTGHLFNNSIPLFVLTSLLLIFYKKVAAKVLLYGGIITGVLTWCIARESYHIGASGIVYLLFSFTFFSGIIKKHFRLIAVSLVVIFLYGSMVWYVFPIKEGMSWEGHLSGFLTGIFFAYIYRKLGIVKEKFAFSKTEFDDMFDEDGNYVPPQEVESIESIEEEEVVEFKYKYIYKGEEE; translated from the coding sequence ATGAATACAACCAATCAATTGCAAATTTCAAGAGGGTCTTTTCGCTTACCATTATTTTTAGTTCTTATTATATGGTTGGTATATTGGGTAGAAATAAAATTTGGATTTAATTTTAATAAGTTTGGAGTTTTGCCAAGAACTTTAAAAGGAATACGAGGTGTTTTTTTTTCACCATTTATCCATAGTAATACGGGGCATTTATTTAATAATTCTATTCCTTTATTTGTACTGACTTCTTTATTGCTAATTTTTTATAAAAAAGTGGCTGCAAAAGTATTGCTTTACGGAGGTATAATTACTGGTGTATTAACATGGTGTATTGCTAGAGAATCCTATCATATAGGTGCAAGTGGTATTGTTTACTTATTATTCAGTTTTACGTTTTTCAGCGGTATAATAAAAAAACACTTTCGATTAATAGCAGTTTCTTTAGTTGTAATTTTTTTATATGGAAGTATGGTTTGGTATGTATTTCCTATAAAAGAAGGAATGTCTTGGGAGGGACACTTATCTGGTTTTTTAACAGGAATTTTCTTTGCTTATATATATAGAAAACTAGGGATTGTTAAAGAAAAGTTTGCATTCTCAAAAACAGAATTTGATGATATGTTTGATGAGGATGGTAATTATGTGCCTCCACAAGAAGTTGAATCAATAGAGTCAATAGAAGAAGAGGAAGTGGTTGAGTTTAAATATAAGTATATATATAAAGGAGAAGAAGAGTAA
- the rlmB gene encoding 23S rRNA (guanosine(2251)-2'-O)-methyltransferase RlmB, translating to MEDNTVIFGIRAIIEAIESGSSINKVYLQKGLRGDLFFQLEKLIKKHKISTSVVPSEKLDRLSKHNNHQGAVAKISPIEFHDLETLLEDVLANTQKPLFLLLDQLSDVRNFGAIIRTAECTGVHGIIIQKSGSAPVNAETIKTSAGAAFKVPICKVDHIKDAIFQLQAHEVKLISATEKTDDSVYDVDFNQPIAIIMGSEHKGVSNSVLKLSDYKAKLPLLGEIESLNVSVACGAFLYEAVRQRL from the coding sequence ATGGAAGATAACACAGTAATTTTTGGCATAAGAGCTATAATAGAAGCTATTGAAAGCGGATCATCAATCAATAAAGTATATTTACAAAAAGGATTGAGAGGTGACCTATTTTTTCAATTAGAAAAACTAATCAAAAAACATAAAATATCAACCAGTGTAGTTCCTTCTGAAAAACTAGACCGCCTTTCAAAACATAATAACCACCAAGGTGCGGTAGCTAAAATATCTCCTATTGAGTTTCATGATTTAGAAACTTTACTTGAAGATGTACTAGCTAACACTCAAAAACCGTTATTCTTATTACTTGATCAATTATCTGATGTTAGAAACTTTGGAGCTATCATAAGAACTGCTGAATGTACAGGTGTTCATGGTATCATTATTCAAAAAAGTGGGAGTGCTCCTGTAAATGCCGAAACTATTAAAACCTCTGCTGGTGCTGCTTTTAAAGTACCTATTTGTAAAGTAGACCATATTAAAGATGCTATTTTTCAGTTGCAAGCACACGAGGTTAAGTTAATTTCTGCTACAGAAAAAACAGATGATTCTGTTTATGATGTTGATTTTAACCAACCAATTGCCATTATAATGGGATCCGAACACAAAGGGGTTAGTAACTCAGTTTTAAAGTTATCTGACTATAAAGCAAAACTCCCTTTACTTGGTGAAATTGAATCGTTAAATGTTTCTGTTGCTTGTGGTGCTTTTTTATATGAAGCTGTAAGACAACGACTATAA
- a CDS encoding RagB/SusD family nutrient uptake outer membrane protein has protein sequence MKNNKILNIRVNKYLFSTLFLMTLLVSCSDERDFSEERYHTDSHAEAITAAGGTQGIKAIDSGILAYLRDGEAGQDEFGLKAVDLGMDLRSNDMDMSRNTWFGAFNNYDNVILTANDNDFIFEFFYKVINNANSIINSIKDNPTPEQVIFKSKSYTYRGLAYFYLLRIYQHTKASDETEAIPIDFGEFVAQPKSTVGQVKARILEDLTLAYQGLKDYNRASKEEVDGSVVAAYLARYYLTYENWSEAEKYADIAMKAGSISSDVTHGFDELSLSEAIWGSVVTDATSEIYGSFFSHTSQINDGYSGWNHFKTINSNLYDMIPATDKRQAWFADQQYAPGTILVPDTWGHYNITPKYTSLKFIAQPGPGQFIGDYIYLRNTEFYLTKAEAQARQGKDGDAQQTLFDLNSVRDPSYTKSTKTGQDLIDEILVYRRIELWGDGVASFDMARNGVGLNRKDGRTNLVMPGADLVIPAMEARMIYQIPQREVDANPHF, from the coding sequence ATGAAAAATAATAAAATTTTAAATATTAGAGTCAACAAATATTTGTTTTCGACATTATTTTTAATGACTCTTTTAGTTTCGTGTTCTGATGAACGAGATTTTTCAGAAGAAAGATACCATACTGATTCTCATGCTGAAGCTATCACTGCAGCAGGTGGTACACAGGGGATTAAAGCGATAGACTCAGGTATTTTAGCTTACCTGAGAGATGGAGAAGCTGGACAAGATGAGTTTGGCTTAAAAGCCGTAGACCTAGGCATGGATTTACGAAGTAATGACATGGATATGAGTAGAAATACTTGGTTTGGTGCTTTCAATAATTATGACAATGTTATTTTAACAGCAAACGATAATGATTTTATATTTGAATTCTTTTATAAAGTAATCAATAACGCAAATTCGATTATTAATTCTATAAAAGACAACCCTACTCCTGAGCAAGTCATCTTCAAATCTAAATCATATACATACAGAGGATTAGCCTATTTTTATTTATTAAGAATCTACCAACATACTAAAGCATCTGACGAAACAGAAGCGATCCCTATTGATTTTGGGGAATTTGTAGCACAACCTAAATCTACTGTAGGTCAAGTGAAAGCAAGAATTCTTGAAGATTTAACATTAGCATATCAAGGATTAAAAGACTACAATAGAGCTTCAAAAGAAGAAGTTGACGGTAGTGTGGTAGCTGCTTATTTGGCTAGATATTATCTAACTTATGAAAACTGGTCTGAAGCAGAAAAATATGCTGATATTGCCATGAAAGCTGGAAGTATTAGTAGTGATGTAACTCATGGTTTTGATGAGCTTTCCTTATCAGAGGCTATATGGGGTTCTGTGGTAACGGATGCTACATCTGAAATATATGGTTCATTCTTCTCTCATACGAGTCAAATAAACGATGGTTATAGTGGTTGGAATCATTTCAAAACCATCAATTCTAATTTATATGACATGATACCAGCTACCGATAAAAGACAAGCTTGGTTTGCAGACCAGCAATATGCGCCTGGAACAATATTAGTACCAGATACATGGGGGCATTATAATATAACTCCTAAATACACAAGTTTGAAATTTATTGCTCAGCCTGGCCCTGGTCAATTCATAGGAGATTATATTTACCTTAGAAATACAGAATTTTATTTAACTAAAGCAGAAGCCCAAGCAAGACAAGGTAAAGATGGTGATGCTCAACAAACCTTGTTTGATTTAAACTCGGTAAGAGATCCTAGTTACACTAAATCTACTAAAACAGGACAAGACTTAATTGACGAAATTTTAGTATACCGTAGAATTGAACTTTGGGGAGACGGTGTTGCTTCATTTGATATGGCTAGAAATGGAGTAGGATTAAACAGAAAAGATGGTAGAACAAACCTTGTTATGCCTGGTGCTGACTTAGTAATACCAGCTATGGAAGCTAGAATGATTTACCAAATACCACAAAGAGAAGTAGATGCTAATCCTCACTTCTAA